Proteins encoded within one genomic window of Trichoderma asperellum chromosome 2, complete sequence:
- a CDS encoding uncharacterized protein (EggNog:ENOG41), with product MSSWLNTTATLQNVTTLPPEVSPARALEIIQNHKIHMQCDPHMVKFESIPQPSKVVTPAVPTDRGIVAVAEPAYYSVTDKVHTLPAGLWDSNVESINEFVTLEKGVFVRLYSPLNVVMETVWTVKENGNGGVDLIEDVLIKASRLLVGTIKNMCNTNWRTFHGKIVDMMKETAS from the exons ATGTCTT CGTGGCTCAATACCACCGCGACATTACAAAATGTAACAACTCTGCCTCCAGAGGTTTCACCTGCCAGAGCCCTGGAAATCATACAGAATCACAAAATTCACATGCAATGCGACCCTCACATGGTCAAGTTCGAGTCCATCCCTCAGCCATCAAAGGTTGTGACTCCCGCTGTTCCAACGGACCGAGGAATTGTCGCTGTAGCGGAGCCTGCGTATTACTCGGTGACAGACAAGGTGCACACGCTGCCTGCGGGCCTTTGGGATTCCAATGTTGAGAGTATAAATGAATTTGTGACCCTGGAAAAGGGTGTTTTTGTGAGGCTCTACAGCCCACTCAACGTGGTGATGGAGACGGTCTGGACTGTGAAAGAAAACGGTAATGGCGGGGTAGATCTGATCGAGGACGTGCTGATAAAAGCGTCCCGACTGCTGGTTGGCACGATAAAGAATATGTGCAATACTAACTGGAGAACCTTTCATGGCAAGATAGTGGATATGATGAAGGAGACGGCGTCATAA
- a CDS encoding uncharacterized protein (EggNog:ENOG41), with the protein MSLQVRWPDVSGTKQKALEDAKKMQNAVVETCSKAGKEAPQYELQELVGKGSFGRVYKATAIKTGQLVAVKIIDIEESDTVNPKLADTYADLLKEINALQLLSDSGAKNINHVIEALPVGQSMWMVTEYCAGGSVATLMRPTAPGGLLEKWIIPIVREVAEAIHWVHGQGIIHRDLKCANVLITETGDVQLCDFGVAGVIETKFDKRSTFIGTPHWMAPELFDKEASYGTEVDIWAFGAMVYEIASGLPPNVTAGIDFSRLGSHLKHHTPRLEGDQYSAGLRDLVAYCLQHDVAKRPTIEQVQLHRYIRNTEESHPTSSLVHLVRAFKLWEAQGGDRRSLFSAGGAQGLADLSAAVSNDEWNFSTTAAFDQHVLDQGDAQDVYDVYGSKVDFSPEGYDETSRPQKPKSRRRPPPHLPSVKAPLEKIFDPNTISTYEENSRAYYSQPFQAPISDLPLRDESSQPSDVRESLIDLDVSLHGGELSQYVDMDTIKPSDSQASFDYDFDDISFSRAPMSDPIDLKNNRRTQDWKFPSMAPPATVNPEEFKFPLLSNTLPPPDDGRPSLLHHTTEPYQHSSTFSELAPTPSVDHRASVGSLIDLDMSFADSSTDLTRPSTSYSDVGSISGSEIGGTNPFELEKHASLYVMNATNREPSIYISDDSEYSHVLASIPDLSLDEGSKHDESHISKESNVSAFSDSRPYSLSDFADMDPELPPEPTPAPSTPQYPPSLRDYSPRSRSPHSQSPPVQRPRPPLRNLDSSLPPLPVTPSSKVMLGQASPEEIRKELRRMAMSLGDHLTYVNSYISTLPVRRKSIHYSLDPEGGAI; encoded by the coding sequence ATGTCCCTTCAAGTAAGATGGCCTGACGTGTCAGGCACCAAGCAGAAGGCTCTTGAAGATgcaaagaagatgcaaaATGCCGTCGTCGAGACCTGCAGTAAGGCCGGCAAGGAAGCCCCGCAGTATGAGCTTCAAGAGCTCGTGGGCAAGGGCAGTTTTGGACGGGTGTACAAGGCGACGGCCATCAAGACCGGCCAGCTGGTCGCCGTCAAGATCATAGACATTGAGGAGAGCGACACTGTAAATCCCAAGCTGGCCGACACCTACGCCGACCTGCTCAAGGAGATCAATGCCCTGCAATTGCTGAGCGACAGCGGGGCCAAGAATATCAACCATGTCATCGAGGCGTTGCCCGTCGGACAGTCCATGTGGATGGTCACAGAGTACTGCGCAGGTGGCAGCGTTGCGACTCTGATGAGGCCGACAGCTCCCGGCGGGCTGTTGGAAAAATGGATTATTCCTATTGTGCGCGAGGTTGCCGAGGCTATTCACTGGGTTCACGGCCAAGGCATCATCCATCGCGATCTCAAGTGTGCCAATGTTCTTATTACGGAGACGGGCGATGTTCAGCTGTGTGATTTTGGAGTTGCTGGCGTTATTGAAACAAAGTTCGACAAACGGTCGACATTTATTGGGACTCCGCATTGGATGGCGCCCGAGTTGTTTGATAAAGAGGCGTCTTACGGGACCGAGGTCGATATATGGGCGTTTGGCGCCATGGTATATGAAATTGCATCTGGCTTACCGCCCAACGTCACTGCCGGGATTGACTTTTCGAGGTTGGGCTCGCATCTAAAGCATCATACGCCTCGGCTAGAGGGCGACCAGTACTCGGCTGGATTGAGAGATTTGGTGGCCTACTGCCTTCAACACGACGTCGCAAAACGACCAACGATTGAGCAGGTGCAGCTCCATAGATATATCCGTAACACGGAAGAATCGCATCCAACGTCCTCTCTTGTCCATCTTGTCCGGGCCTTCAAACTTTGGGAAGCACAAGGAGGAGACCGCAGGTCGCTCTTCTCCGCTGGTGGTGCCCAAGGTCTGGCTGATCTCTCGGCTGCAGTCTCTAATGATGAGTGGAACTTCAGCACAACTGCAGCATTTGACCAGCACGTCTTGGACCAAGGAGATGCCCAGGACGTTTATGACGTGTACGGATCAAAGGTGGATTTCAGCCCTGAGGGGTATGATGAGACGTCGCGTCCGCAGAAACCCAAGTCACGGAGAAGGCCACCGCCACATCTTCCGTCGGTCAAAGCGCCCCTAGAAAAGATTTTTGATCCCAATACTATATCAACGTATGAAGAAAATTCCAGAGCATACTATAGTCAGCCATTTCAGGCTCCTATATCGGATCTCCCCCTCCGGGATGAGAGCTCGCAGCCTTCTGACGTACGAGAGTCATTGATTGATCTGGATGTATCGCTGCACGGCGGAGAGCTCTCGCAGTATGTCGACATGGACACCATCAAGCCTAGCGATTCGCAAGCATCATTTGACTATGACTTTGATGATATCAGCTTCTCTAGGGCGCCGATGAGCGACCCAATTGACCTCAAAAATAATAGGCGCACTCAGGATTGGAAATTCCCTTCAATGGCTCCTCCCGCAACAGTAAATCCGGAGGAATTCAAATTTCCGCTGCTCAGTAACACTCTCCCCCCACCTGATGATGGCCGGCCCTCACTTCTTCATCACACTACCGAACCGTATCAACATTCTTCTACTTTCAGTGAACTTGCACCAACCCCTTCAGTTGACCATCGTGCTTCAGTTGGGAGCTTGATAGATCTCGACATGAGCTTCGCCGATTCATCAACAGACTTAACCCGCCCCTCAACGTCCTATTCGGATGTCGGTTCCATCAGCGGTTCGGAGATTGGTGGTACAAATCCTTTTGAGTTGGAGAAACACGCCTCGCTCTACGTGATGAATGCTACAAATCGCGAGCCCTCTATTTATATTTCAGATGACTCTGAATATTCACACGTGCTCGCGAGCATCCCAGATCTCTCTCTGGATGAAGGATCAAAACACGACGAATCCCATATCAGCAAAGAGAGCAATGTGTCAGCATTCAGTGACAGCCGGCCATATTCTCTGAGCGACTTCGCTGATATGGATCCCGAACTGCCTCCAGAGCCAACTCCTGCTCCAAGCACACCGCAATATCCACCATCTTTGCGAGACTACTCTCCGCGCAGTCGATCTCCGCATAGCCAATCTCCTCCTGTACAGCGTCCCCGACCACCCCTGCGAAACCTCGATTCGTCTCTTCCCCCTCTTCCAGTAACCCCTTCGTCAAAAGTCATGCTTGGCCAAGCTTCGCCCGAGGAAATACGGAAAGAGTTACGTCGTATGGCTATGAGTCTTGGAGATCATTTGACTTACGTCAACTCGTACATTTCTACCCTACCGGTTCGAAGAAAGAGCATACACTATTCGCTAGATCCAGAGGGTGGTGCGATTTGA
- a CDS encoding uncharacterized protein (BUSCO:EOG092D0QOX) — MKGGLRYFHGGRVATKRTAPATGELLTPVSTTYLKPREDAKPLLSEGGSTKKVVEELPTSQVDSPDEALELLRNQPDYDSLIQALKYLTQDEKQPGGFHVHVPGPKSAAIIHVLVTEIASNYWTLLKEGGDNDGTEGSHNDAQLFIRCLQSVAGLNAVLTHLRALIQEHKSASKESKRPDLVLHITIFLDLLASALDGNGAIRTLWEASAGGSSSGNSKKVQSQALLSLLTSGRIISTAAEAIEITGSENIRTSATWITDGTKFSQWVAYNLIAWAQHTKSESDLHFCSDLFQRGMSLGYSETLVKTVIDGLLLKKGSDPENFAKVCLSQPHSAKKSINTLLQYLAQHLNGLDLDEPSSKAIISAAAGIISTLIKGNETLYNHLVAWCTSSSGAGLGDSVGIRRAVLALLAQNKDGITTVFEKSLSQFGDQLYIKHAAILQQNVHTEVLLLSAGYISRLSPIKLRIIVRSGSYLSAISNRIASTQARARFLGLVVGESLSTLMDDKTQKLDFHMDETETEEAKWLKSLTSVFDEVGSIEPILKTEATGLSVRKENRPPQKRTQKPKIKPKPKSEPSISTIKPIAIIEEIGSSDDSEEDLVPYAKASDPEDSDDDATLVQRNKPKAPVYIRDLILYLRDTESYDKQKLALQGAPLLIRRKANFGTEVSSHADELAGLFVGLQDKFDIEEFNDLKLQGMMALIVAQPKSMAPWFSRTFFEGDYSLSQRTQVLVAIGLSARELAGFETSEYQSSASFPSRRLPEKIEQLYIDSTKRSEANSPSQLKALPSTALDTITQSLTSSFLEPLAAKAADATTGPDILKLQTFTARYKSKTKAKPRVRSIPNTTAALIADSFFYPLTAHFQVALRSSKPLILNPALLALYLQTLGIIIHAAGPSTLSLPQLTSELWNLLLAVRTHTQDDMGALKGWLVAMASLLEVNDGDMRRLCETQGREVVETREWASAVFNRIRGEDGGEENEVKMLSAGVLIKLGEAIEKYQALLLGNMIGF, encoded by the exons ATGAAGGGCGGTTTGCGATATTTTCACGGGGGCAGGGTAGCGACCAAGAGGACGGCACCAGCCACGGGTGAGCTACTGACTCCAGTCAGCACCACTTACCTCAAGCCCCGGGAGGACGCCAAACCGCTGCTGTCTGAGGGTGGCTCGACTAAGAAAGTGGTCGAAGAATTACCGACTTCGCAAGTGGACTCGCCTGACGAGGCGTTGGAGCTTCTTCGAAACCAGCCGGACTACGATTCGCTTATTCAGGCTCTGAAATACCTAACTCAAGATGAGAAGCAGCCAGGCGGTTTCCATGTCCACGTGCCTGGCCCCAAAAGCGCGGCGATAATTCACGTGCTGGTGACTGAGATTGCTTCGAATTACTGGACGTTATTAAAAGAAGGCGGGGATAACGATGGCACCGAGGGCTCTCATAACGACGCACAGCTATTTATTAGATGCTTACAAAGTGTTGCCGGACTGAACGCGGTTCTTACTCACCTCAGAGCTCTCATTCAGGAGCACAAATCAGCGAGCAAAGAATCTAAGCGGCCAGATCTAGTGCTTCATATCACAATATTTCTCGATTTGCTAGCATCAGCTTTGGACGGTAATGGTGCTATCCGGACTTTGTGGGAAGCTTCAGCGGGAGGATCGAGTTCCGGAAATTCGAAGAAAGTGCAATCTCAGGCGCTCCTGTCTTTGCTTACAAGTGGCCGTATAATATCTACAGCTGCTGAAGCGATTGAGATTACTGGATCAGAAAACATTCGCACCAGCGCAACATGGATAACGGATGGAACCAAATTTTCGCAATGGGTAGCATATAATTTGATAGCCTGGGCTCAACACACAAAAAGCGAAAGCGACTTGCATTTCTGTTCAGACCTCTTCCAGCGAGGCATGTCATTGGGCTATTCGG AAACTCTTGTGAAGACGGTTATTGATGGTCTCCTTCTTAAAAAAGGGAGTGATCCAGAAAACTTTGCCAAAGTTTGCCTCTCCCAACCCCATAGCGCCAAAAAATCTATCAACACACTGCTACAATACCTTGCTCAGCACCTCAATGGGTTAGACTTAGACGAACCGTCTTCAAAAGCAATcatctctgccgctgctggcatcATCAGCACACTCATTAAGGGCAATGAGACTCTTTACAATCATCTCGTTGCTTGGTGcacttcatcttctggcGCTGGTCTGGGTGATTCTGTAGGTATCAGGAGAGCTGTTCTCGCACTCTTGGCTCAAAATAAAGACGGCATTACAACCGTATTCGAAAAGAGCTTATCTCAGTTTGGAGATCAGCTATATATCAAGCACGCAGCCATACTACAACAAAATG TTCATACGGAAGTGTTGCTCCTCAGTGCCGGATATATCTCCAGACTATCTCCTATCAAACTAAGAATTATTGTAAGGTCAGGTTCATACCTGTCCGCGATCTCCAATCGGATAGCTTCAACTCAAGCCAGAGCCCGTTTTCTGGGCTTAGTTGTTGGAGAATCCCTCTCAACTCTCATGGACGATAAAACACAAAAGCTGGATTTCCACATGGACGAAACAGAGACCGAAGAGGCTAAATGGTTAAAATCTCTTACCAGTGTTTTCGACGAGGTCGGTTCTATCGAGCCTATCCTCAAGACAGAAGCTACAGGACTATCAGTACGGAAAGAGAATCGACCACCTCAAAAACGAACCCAAAAGCCCAAGATCAAACCGAAGCCGAAGTCCGAACCCAGTATTTCAACTATTAAGCCCATAGCTATAATAGAAGAGATCGGTTCTTCAGACGATAGTGAAGAAGACCTTGTTCCATATGCCAAAGCTTCTGATCCAGAAGATTCTGATGACGACGCCACATTGGTTCAACGCAACAAACCAAAGGCTCCAGTATACATCCGCGATCTAATCTTATATCTTCGCGACACGGAGTCATACGATAAACAGAAATTAGCTCTACAGGGTGCACCTCTCTTAATTCGAAGAAAGGCGAATTTTGGTACGGAAGTGAGCTCACATGCAGATGAGCTCGCCGGTTTATTCGTCGGACTCCAAGATAAATTCGATATTGAAGAATTCAATGATCTAAAACTGCAGGGcatgatggccttgatcgTTGCTCAACCAAAATCCATGGCCCCCTGGTTCTCACGGACCTTCTTCGAAGGCGATTACTCTTTGTCCCAGCGAACGCAAGTGCTTGTTGCCATCGGACTGTCAGCTAGAGAGCTCGCTGGATTTGAGACTTCTGAATATCAGTCTAGTGCATCTTTCCCATCAAGGAGACTACCAGAGAAGATTGAACAGCTATACATAGACTCAACCAAACGAAGCGAGGCCAATTCTCCATCCCAGCTAAAGGCGCTGCCTTCCACAGCGCTAGATACAATAACGCAATCCCTCacatcctccttcttggagCCACTGGCCGCCAAGGCAGCCGACGCAACGACCGGCCCAGATATCCTCAAACTCCAAACATTCACAGCTCGTTACAAATCCAAAACAAAGGCAAAGCCCCGAGTTCGCTCAATCCCCAACACCACTGCCGCACTCATTGCCGACTCCTTCTTCTACCCTCTTACTGCCCACTTCCAGGTGGCCCTTCGATCCTCCAAGCCCCTCATTCTAAATCCCGCCCTATTGGCACTCTATCTCCAAACGTTAGGTATAATAATACACGCGGCAGGCCCCTCAACGCTCTCGCTCCCCCAGCTTACGTCCGAACTGTGGAATCTACTCCTGGCCGTGAGGACCCATACACAAGATGACATGGGCGCTTTGAAGGGCTGGCTCGTAGCCATGGCATCGCTGCTGGAGGTCAACGACGGCGATATGCGCAGGCTATGCGAAACACAGGGACGAGAAGTCGTGGAGACGCGAGAATGGGCTTCGGCTGTGTTTAACAGGATAAGAGGCGAGGATGGCGGAGAGGAGAATGAGGTCAAGATGCTGTCAGCAGGTGTTCTCATTAAGCTCGGAGAGGCAATTGAGAAATACCAGGCCCTATTACTGGGCAATATGATTGGTTTCTGA